From a region of the Oncorhynchus mykiss isolate Arlee chromosome 32, USDA_OmykA_1.1, whole genome shotgun sequence genome:
- the LOC110488364 gene encoding transcription factor 19 yields MLSGVQPCFQLLRIGSSSTDLAQDLYTFRPALTHSVFRLGRAAELCDVTLDSTSVSRIHAELHAEREVEGAAEGGWKVQLKDRSSHGTWVNEVRLQPSVQWELSDGDTLTFGCQSERGSPEFYFLFQKVSVRPLDFDAITIPKAGTFSSDLKNRIRTSLDRKAVANLDLSTWSINRATVILNSIGSLSKINGSPWTFKRSDGSITDPNSTSPPFTSLVPPSTPPPFPPTTSVVSSKSLPASSKSRRKSAHTVLLEDDSSDEARNHRSVKDSQRGTKRRRLYKSESEGFHASLAKTDQDVRRQFELKPVPKPIANGHAIVANGKLNHVSFNINQRREIDPNHQRTGPNMNVSVFRQQNIFPPPSSGRGRRRAHSSPVYSPMVVGGESYSLVSPSLRICKEERARPGQFARFHVTTGKRRGRPRKHPPPRPSLPPPSSSSSSSTSSSSSSSSSSSSSSEDEEEGVVSQGVEPCAAPRCRLPQQDTVQWVQCDDCDAWYHLDCLHCDRKNLLLDPNADFHCGCC; encoded by the exons ATGCTGTCCGGAGTCCAGCCGTGTTTCCAGCTGCTGAGAATCGGCTCGTCCTCCACAGATTTGGCCCAGGACCTGTACACGTTCCGGCCGGCGCTGACCCACTCAGTGTTTCGGCTGGGCCGTGCGGCAGAGCTGTGTGATGTCACCCTGGACTCGACGTCCGTGTCCCGGATCCATGCCGAGCTGCATgctgagagggaggtggagggggcggCCGAGGGGGGCTGGAAGGTGCAGCTGAAGGACCGGAGCAGCCATG GTACCTGGGTGAATGAGGTCCGTCTGCAGCCCAGTGTCCAATGGGAGCTCTCAGATGGCGACACACTCACCTTCGGCTGCCAATCAGAGCGAGGGAGCCCAGAGTTCTACTTTCTCTTCCAGAAGGTTAGCGTGCGGCCGTTGGACTTTGACGCCATCACCATCCCCAAGGCCGGCACCTTCTCCTCCGACCTGAAGAACCGAATCAGAACGAGCCTGGACCGCAAGGCGGTGGCCAACTTGGATCTCTCCACTTGGTCAATCAACAGGGCGACTGTCATTCTGAATTCCATTGGAAGCCTGAGCAAGATCAATGGGAGTCCTTGGACATTTAAGAGGAGTGACGGCAGTATCACAGACCCAAACTCCACCTCCCCGCCTTTCACATCCTTGGTCccgccctccacccctcctcccttcccgCCCACTACCTCTGTGGTCTCATCCAAGTCACTCCCGGCATCATCCAAGAGCAGGCGCAAGTCAGCCCACACTGTACTTCTGGAGGATGACAGCTCGGACGAGGCCAGGAACCACCGAAGCGTGAAGGACAGCCAGAGAGGGACGAAGAGAAGACGCCTCTACAAGTCTGAGTCTGAGGGTTTCCACGCTTCTTTAGCCAAAACGGACCAGGATGTACGACGCCAGTTCGAACTGAAGCCTGTGCCTAAACCGATTGCAAACGGTCACGCAATCGTTGCTAACGGCAAACTCAACCACGTATCTTTCAACATCAATCAGAGGCGGGAGATCGACCCAAACCATCAGAGGACTGGCCCAAATATGAACGTCTCTGTGTTTCGCCAGCAGAATATTTTTCCGCCGCCATCTTCTGGGAGGGGAAGGCGACGGGCTCACAGCTCCCCAGTGTACTCCCCTATGGTGGTGGGAGGAGAGAGCTACTCGCTGGTGTCCCCGTCCCTTAGGATCTGCAAAGAGGAGAGAGCACGGCCAGGGCAGTTTGCCAGATTTCATGTCACCACTGG caAGCGGCGGGGCCGACCAAGGAAGCACCCTCCTCCGCggccctcccttccccctccttcctcttcctcctcttcctccacatcctcctcgtcctcctcttcgagctcctcctcgtcctcctcagaAGACGAAGAGGAGGGGGTGGTATCCCAGGGGGTGGAGCCCTGTGCCGCGCCTCGCTGCCGCCTGCCCCAGCAGGACACGGTGCAGTGGGTCCAGTGTGACGACTGCGATGCCTGGTACCACCTGGACTGCCTGCACTGCGACCGCAAGAACCTCCTGCTGGACCCCAACGCAGACTTCCACTGTGGCTGCTGCTGA